In Fluviispira sanaruensis, a genomic segment contains:
- a CDS encoding acyl-CoA thioesterase — protein MSTIEQIEVKKQSEIKINENKYTRVTSHLVLSAHLNAANTLFGGLLIQWVDECAGIFVMEKLKTHLIVTKKISEVLYNEPSRLGDVLELLCRIKKVGKTSITVECVARAKQIDSDDRLRIILNCDLVFVKIDKFGKPSPHNFILEDN, from the coding sequence ATGTCAACTATAGAACAAATCGAAGTCAAAAAACAAAGTGAAATTAAAATCAATGAAAACAAGTACACACGCGTAACATCGCATTTGGTTTTGAGTGCGCATTTAAATGCTGCAAATACGCTTTTTGGTGGATTGCTTATTCAATGGGTCGATGAATGCGCTGGTATATTTGTGATGGAAAAATTAAAAACCCATCTTATCGTAACAAAAAAAATATCTGAGGTTTTATACAATGAGCCTTCACGTTTAGGTGATGTGCTTGAGCTTTTATGTCGCATAAAAAAAGTGGGTAAGACCTCTATAACAGTAGAGTGCGTGGCAAGAGCGAAACAGATTGACAGTGATGACCGTCTCCGTATTATTCTTAACTGTGATTTAGTCTTTGTAAAAATAGATAAATTTGGGAAGCCCTCCCCGCATAATTTTATTTTAGAGGATAATTAG
- a CDS encoding FliG C-terminal domain-containing protein: MTPEQKAAAILALAGEENASQLVQNIPKHEIKRIFRAFSRLPQMAGSDIDKIAKEFLEIIKKLNMEKHDFSIEKVKKILKSANSTLKDDNWFDSISDSFIVDDIRRFLEIIDNRSLSNWLKNELPQTMSLVLSICTPEKSSALFKLMPESIRSELILRISQMNHVDTLELENLHEELEKLNKNFKTVITSAGGFEKILAVLQASPVEQRQKLLEGITLKDPDLAQKLQFELISVAKISELDPKHLGVLCSSLSDKVLNLALRLESFDIKEKYLRAVSKKRRHLLEESLNEGKVSKKEAEESASLLVKKALSLKDEGKIVFPWEETLI, encoded by the coding sequence ATGACTCCAGAGCAAAAAGCTGCCGCAATTCTTGCCCTAGCAGGAGAAGAAAATGCCAGTCAACTTGTACAAAACATACCAAAACATGAAATAAAAAGAATTTTTAGAGCATTTAGCCGTTTGCCACAAATGGCAGGCAGTGACATCGATAAAATTGCTAAGGAATTTTTAGAGATTATAAAAAAATTAAATATGGAAAAACATGATTTTTCTATAGAAAAAGTTAAAAAAATATTAAAATCAGCAAATAGCACATTAAAAGATGACAATTGGTTTGACAGTATTTCCGATTCTTTTATCGTTGATGACATTCGGAGATTTCTAGAAATAATTGACAATCGATCTTTGTCAAATTGGCTCAAAAATGAACTTCCGCAAACAATGTCGCTTGTTTTGTCCATCTGCACGCCTGAAAAATCATCTGCACTTTTTAAATTAATGCCTGAATCCATCCGTTCTGAACTTATATTACGCATCAGTCAGATGAACCATGTCGATACTTTAGAGCTTGAAAATCTCCATGAAGAACTCGAAAAGTTAAACAAAAATTTTAAAACGGTCATCACCTCGGCAGGTGGGTTCGAAAAAATTTTGGCTGTACTCCAGGCTTCACCTGTTGAGCAGAGGCAAAAACTGCTAGAAGGAATCACCCTCAAGGATCCCGACCTTGCCCAAAAACTACAATTTGAACTTATTTCAGTTGCAAAAATTTCCGAACTGGACCCTAAGCATTTAGGGGTATTGTGCAGCAGTCTCTCCGATAAAGTCTTAAATTTGGCTCTAAGACTTGAATCTTTTGATATTAAAGAGAAATATCTACGTGCCGTGTCCAAGAAGAGACGGCATTTATTAGAAGAGAGTCTCAATGAAGGAAAAGTGAGCAAAAAAGAGGCTGAAGAGTCTGCCTCTTTGCTCGTAAAAAAAGCATTATCTTTGAAAGATGAGGGTAAAATAGTGTTTCCATGGGAAGAGACTTTGATATAA
- a CDS encoding CobW family GTP-binding protein, whose amino-acid sequence MSHKEYPVTVVTGFLGSGKTTLLNRMLSENHGKKIAVILNEIGDVNLDSELVVQSIGEELKIMNNGCVCCTVRGDLTKICLDLIAKKIDFDHLVIETTGMADPSPVAQTFFMDENLRKHFFLDAVVTVVDAKHIDQNLSEIKETQDQIGFADVILLNKIDTIKETEIAVVEKKIKQINSIARIFKTINSNIQIPEVLGINAFDLQARAELNPDITKEYHEHNHDDAIQSIYLEETRPLDMERLNRFMQLVIAELGNQVLRYKGVLNVKDEPNRIVFQGVHTTMGSNEDRPWGASEERKTRMVFIGRHLPKEVLEEGLSLCVAKQ is encoded by the coding sequence ATGAGTCACAAAGAATATCCAGTCACCGTTGTCACTGGATTCCTCGGTTCAGGAAAAACAACCCTTCTCAACCGAATGCTATCTGAAAATCACGGAAAAAAAATTGCGGTGATTTTAAATGAAATTGGTGACGTCAATTTAGATTCAGAATTAGTTGTGCAAAGTATTGGTGAAGAACTTAAAATTATGAATAACGGCTGCGTATGCTGCACTGTCCGTGGAGATCTCACTAAAATATGTCTCGATCTCATTGCTAAAAAAATAGATTTTGACCATCTTGTCATTGAAACAACAGGTATGGCCGATCCAAGCCCCGTTGCACAAACATTTTTTATGGATGAAAATCTGCGCAAACATTTTTTTCTAGATGCCGTTGTAACTGTTGTGGATGCAAAACACATCGATCAAAATTTATCCGAAATTAAAGAAACACAGGATCAAATCGGTTTTGCCGATGTTATTTTATTAAATAAAATAGACACGATTAAAGAAACAGAAATTGCTGTAGTCGAGAAAAAAATAAAACAAATTAACTCAATCGCTCGCATTTTTAAAACAATTAATTCTAATATTCAAATACCAGAAGTGCTCGGTATAAATGCATTTGATTTGCAAGCAAGAGCAGAGCTTAATCCAGACATCACTAAAGAATATCATGAGCACAATCATGATGATGCCATTCAAAGTATTTATCTCGAAGAAACACGTCCCCTCGACATGGAGCGTTTAAATAGATTTATGCAGCTCGTTATTGCTGAACTTGGCAATCAAGTCTTACGTTATAAAGGGGTCTTAAACGTAAAAGACGAACCAAACCGCATTGTCTTCCAAGGCGTACATACAACGATGGGAAGTAATGAAGACAGACCTTGGGGAGCGAGCGAAGAGAGAAAAACAAGAATGGTCTTTATTGGTAGACACCTACCAAAAGAAGTTTTAGAAGAAGGTTTATCACTCTGTGTTGCTAAACAATAA
- a CDS encoding SOUL family heme-binding protein: protein MAKSEEAKYKVTISDGAFEIRDYAEMIVAQVETSGEQKDALQEGFFLLANYIFGNNTTQKKIPMTAPISRRSEKIPMSVPVIQKRSGDFNWQIEFIMPAFFNLDNIPSPNNSRVQLFERDIKKFLVVRYKGRNTKKNIQIHLDKIILYAQEKNIKIKGPFLLAYYNPPWTLPFFRRNEIMFEIV, encoded by the coding sequence ATGGCAAAAAGCGAAGAAGCAAAGTATAAAGTCACAATCTCTGATGGTGCCTTTGAAATCCGTGATTATGCAGAAATGATCGTGGCACAAGTTGAAACTTCGGGCGAACAAAAAGATGCATTACAGGAAGGTTTTTTTCTACTAGCGAATTACATTTTTGGGAATAACACAACCCAGAAAAAAATTCCAATGACGGCTCCCATCAGCCGCCGAAGTGAAAAAATTCCAATGTCCGTTCCTGTCATTCAAAAAAGATCGGGTGATTTCAATTGGCAAATTGAATTTATAATGCCCGCATTTTTTAATTTAGATAACATTCCATCGCCTAACAACTCGCGGGTACAATTGTTTGAGAGAGACATAAAAAAATTTCTCGTTGTCAGATACAAAGGAAGAAATACTAAAAAAAATATACAAATTCATTTAGATAAAATTATATTATATGCACAAGAAAAAAATATTAAAATAAAAGGTCCATTTTTATTAGCATATTACAATCCTCCATGGACCCTTCCCTTTTTTCGCAGAAATGAAATCATGTTCGAAATTGTATAG
- a CDS encoding EcsC family protein, whose amino-acid sequence MSKKLNESLIMKALDWAYSKAITQSLPGLDSAYSLAEDYLKEKGTLAEKVDSLIRWQNTKAAAFGFASGLGGFVTVPVAIPVNLASVMFVQVRMIAAIAIMNGYDVKDDRVKTMIFACMCGSAGGDILKNVGIDIGSKLLHTVIHKLSLETIQQINKAVGFRLLTKFGEKSAVNIGKAVPLIGAVIGGTFDAVTTNIIGEVAKKAFLNVDPEIIS is encoded by the coding sequence ATGTCAAAAAAGTTAAATGAATCTCTTATTATGAAGGCACTCGATTGGGCTTATAGCAAAGCTATTACTCAATCCTTGCCAGGTTTAGACAGTGCATATTCACTTGCAGAAGATTATTTAAAAGAAAAAGGGACGCTCGCAGAAAAAGTAGATTCCTTAATCCGTTGGCAGAACACGAAGGCTGCTGCTTTTGGCTTTGCTTCAGGTTTAGGTGGATTTGTCACTGTGCCTGTAGCCATCCCTGTTAATTTAGCCAGCGTGATGTTTGTCCAAGTGCGGATGATAGCTGCCATAGCAATTATGAATGGATATGATGTAAAAGACGACAGAGTAAAAACTATGATCTTTGCCTGTATGTGCGGATCCGCGGGTGGTGATATTTTAAAAAATGTTGGGATCGACATTGGTTCAAAATTATTACATACAGTAATTCATAAATTGAGTTTAGAAACTATTCAGCAAATTAACAAAGCGGTTGGTTTTCGTCTTTTGACTAAATTTGGTGAAAAAAGCGCGGTCAATATAGGAAAAGCCGTTCCATTAATCGGTGCTGTTATTGGTGGAACATTCGATGCTGTGACGACGAATATTATTGGTGAAGTTGCAAAAAAAGCTTTTTTAAACGTAGATCCTGAAATCATTTCATAA
- a CDS encoding MIP/aquaporin family protein — translation MEDIVLGEFLGCIFLMLFGGGVVANCVLTKSKGLNAGWLAIAIGWGFAVMGAVFVAKSTGSAQADLNPAVTLAKYLLGGIYTLGQLTPIILAQFLGCFVGSVIVWLAYYSHWKETKDPSTILAVFSTGPAIRSSGANFINEVIGTCVLVFGIGAIFGKATNNGEISPAMGPYFVGLLVWAVILSLGGATGCAINPARDLAPRIAHSLLPISGKGNSDWSYAWIPVLGPIVGGIFGALLWRAFL, via the coding sequence ATGGAAGATATCGTACTGGGTGAGTTTTTAGGATGCATTTTTTTAATGCTTTTTGGTGGAGGTGTCGTCGCTAATTGTGTTTTAACTAAGTCAAAGGGTTTAAATGCAGGTTGGTTGGCAATCGCGATCGGCTGGGGTTTTGCAGTTATGGGTGCTGTTTTTGTTGCTAAATCCACTGGTTCCGCCCAAGCCGATCTCAACCCAGCTGTGACTCTCGCAAAGTATTTGTTAGGTGGTATTTATACTTTAGGGCAACTCACTCCTATTATTCTCGCACAATTTCTTGGTTGTTTTGTTGGATCTGTTATTGTTTGGCTTGCCTATTACTCCCACTGGAAAGAAACTAAGGATCCTTCTACTATTTTAGCCGTTTTTTCAACAGGACCTGCCATTCGTAGCTCAGGAGCAAATTTTATAAATGAAGTGATTGGCACTTGTGTCCTTGTTTTTGGCATTGGCGCCATTTTTGGTAAAGCTACAAACAATGGGGAGATTTCACCGGCTATGGGGCCTTATTTCGTCGGTTTACTCGTTTGGGCAGTGATTCTATCTTTAGGGGGAGCAACAGGTTGTGCGATCAATCCTGCACGGGATTTAGCTCCGCGTATAGCTCATTCACTATTGCCCATTTCAGGAAAAGGGAATTCAGATTGGAGTTATGCTTGGATTCCTGTATTAGGTCCTATTGTCGGCGGCATTTTTGGAGCTTTGCTTTGGCGAGCATTTTTGTAA
- the ruvA gene encoding Holliday junction branch migration protein RuvA, giving the protein MIGSLRGILINKNPESILLDVNGVGYELEVPASTLCLLPPSNQETYIYVLTHVREDAIRLFGFITQFDKKVFQELISVSGVGPKAALALLGSMDGHDLCEIINCGQIAKLTATPGIGPKTAERLILELKTKVQKLLARHKDDVEIQKSIITKNIAGSIVTENKITQKIEQKIIRRQIVEDLKSGLTNLGYKDKQFTEVVNSFEQRMQLGEEITLEVALKEALCKLSERILQKN; this is encoded by the coding sequence ATGATAGGTTCTTTGCGTGGAATATTAATTAACAAAAATCCAGAAAGTATTCTTTTAGATGTGAATGGAGTTGGCTATGAATTAGAAGTTCCTGCATCAACCTTATGTTTACTTCCACCCTCAAACCAAGAAACCTATATCTATGTATTAACACACGTGAGAGAAGATGCTATTCGTTTATTTGGATTTATTACTCAATTCGACAAAAAAGTCTTCCAAGAACTTATTTCTGTTTCAGGAGTCGGACCTAAAGCAGCGCTTGCTCTTTTAGGCTCTATGGATGGACACGATCTTTGTGAAATCATCAACTGTGGTCAAATTGCGAAATTAACTGCTACCCCCGGAATTGGCCCAAAAACAGCAGAACGCCTTATTCTCGAGCTTAAAACAAAAGTGCAAAAATTATTGGCACGACATAAAGATGATGTGGAGATACAAAAATCAATTATCACAAAAAATATTGCTGGATCTATAGTAACAGAAAATAAAATCACACAGAAAATTGAACAAAAAATAATTCGCAGACAAATTGTAGAAGATCTAAAAAGCGGACTGACAAATTTAGGCTATAAAGATAAACAATTTACTGAAGTTGTAAATAGTTTTGAACAGCGTATGCAGCTTGGTGAAGAAATAACATTAGAAGTTGCATTAAAAGAAGCGCTTTGTAAACTCTCTGAAAGAATTCTCCAAAAAAACTAA
- the ruvB gene encoding Holliday junction branch migration DNA helicase RuvB: protein METSVHANLENTLTMQELAKEIIEPHINLRPKSFEDYPGQERICENLKIYTKAAKMRGKMLDHCLFHGPPGLGKTTLAGIIAENMECQIKITSGPVIERAADLMGILASLESKTILFIDEIHRLPANVEEILYSAMEDMRLDILIGQGPTARTVKFDLPPFCLIGATTRAGSISAPLRDRFGIQEHLDYYSDESLCKIIMRSARIMNTIIEENAAQCLAKRCRGTPRIANQLLRRVLDFALVANKATIDVEIIDRALERLGVDCEGLSHMDRDFLRIMHERYNGGPVGLEAISSALNEEKSTLEDVYEPYLVYRGFILRTARGRLLSPTGKEHLLKFI, encoded by the coding sequence ATGGAAACGAGTGTTCATGCAAATTTGGAAAATACACTTACTATGCAAGAACTTGCTAAAGAAATCATTGAACCACATATCAACTTAAGACCGAAAAGTTTCGAGGATTACCCTGGACAAGAGCGGATCTGTGAAAATTTAAAAATATATACCAAAGCCGCTAAAATGCGGGGCAAAATGCTTGATCACTGTCTTTTTCATGGCCCACCCGGTCTCGGCAAAACAACTCTGGCAGGTATAATTGCAGAAAATATGGAATGTCAGATAAAAATAACTTCTGGGCCTGTCATAGAACGGGCTGCCGATCTTATGGGAATTCTTGCGAGTCTTGAAAGCAAAACAATTTTATTTATCGATGAAATCCATCGTCTACCTGCAAATGTCGAAGAAATTTTATATTCTGCAATGGAAGACATGCGTTTAGATATTTTAATCGGACAAGGGCCAACGGCGCGGACTGTGAAGTTTGATCTCCCACCTTTTTGTTTAATAGGCGCTACTACACGTGCAGGTTCTATATCTGCTCCTTTAAGGGATCGCTTTGGTATACAAGAACATCTAGATTATTATTCCGATGAGTCTCTTTGCAAAATTATTATGCGGAGCGCACGAATAATGAATACAATAATAGAAGAAAATGCGGCCCAATGTTTAGCAAAAAGATGTCGAGGAACACCTCGCATTGCCAACCAACTATTACGCAGAGTGCTTGATTTTGCTTTAGTTGCCAATAAAGCGACCATCGATGTTGAGATTATTGATAGAGCGCTCGAGCGATTGGGAGTAGATTGCGAAGGGCTTTCGCATATGGATAGAGATTTTCTCAGAATAATGCATGAACGATATAATGGGGGGCCTGTTGGTTTAGAAGCTATTTCTTCTGCGCTCAATGAAGAAAAAAGCACTTTAGAAGATGTATATGAGCCATATTTAGTTTATCGTGGATTTATCTTGAGAACAGCAAGAGGGCGTTTACTTTCTCCCACAGGAAAAGAACATTTATTAAAATTTATTTGA
- a CDS encoding substrate-binding periplasmic protein, protein MLDCLIKLIKNILILCFISFIPVYSEEVWKGACEANFPPYNYFEDGKMVGMDTEIVDLIMHNIGVKYTKETYPWQTVVNYLEDNDIDFVWQMVETKERRNKFILVGPIREGIMVFMVRTESNLMDWKKLEDFKLQKIGVVKGFNYTKEFDQNKNLNKVEFTNNHKLIHKLLEKDVDVIIGDLATLTFEAKEHEVFNKVRFLPSSIKKVPRYVAFSKKNLNKSIVFQQGLKSVINSQEYKDIIDKYTKLKIK, encoded by the coding sequence ATGCTTGATTGTTTAATTAAATTAATAAAAAATATTTTAATTTTATGTTTTATTAGCTTTATCCCTGTTTACTCCGAAGAAGTTTGGAAAGGTGCATGTGAAGCGAATTTTCCTCCATACAATTATTTTGAGGATGGTAAAATGGTTGGAATGGATACAGAAATTGTAGATTTAATTATGCATAATATTGGAGTAAAATACACTAAAGAAACTTATCCGTGGCAAACAGTGGTCAATTATTTAGAAGATAACGACATCGATTTTGTTTGGCAAATGGTAGAGACCAAAGAGAGAAGGAATAAATTTATTCTTGTAGGACCAATTCGCGAAGGAATTATGGTCTTTATGGTGAGAACAGAATCAAACTTGATGGATTGGAAAAAATTAGAGGACTTTAAATTACAAAAAATCGGAGTGGTAAAAGGCTTTAACTATACAAAAGAATTTGATCAAAATAAAAATCTAAACAAAGTTGAATTCACAAATAACCACAAACTTATACATAAATTGTTAGAAAAAGATGTAGACGTAATTATTGGAGATCTTGCTACCCTAACTTTTGAAGCAAAGGAACATGAGGTATTTAATAAAGTTCGTTTTTTACCTAGTTCTATTAAAAAAGTCCCTCGTTACGTTGCTTTTTCTAAGAAAAATTTGAATAAATCAATCGTTTTTCAACAAGGGTTGAAAAGCGTAATTAATAGCCAAGAATATAAAGATATCATAGATAAGTACACAAAATTAAAAATCAAATAA
- the lepA gene encoding translation elongation factor 4, protein MSKTANAEPSLIRNFCIIAHIDHGKSTLADRLLEMTGAVADREKQAQILDSMDLERERGITIKAQTATVDYKAKDGQIYTLNLIDTPGHVDFTYEVSRSLTACEGALLVVDATQGVEAQTVANVYLAADNKVEVLPVINKADLPSADYERVCLQIEEELAIDTTNAIKCSAKTGMGVPDILEAIIHNIPAPEDTREKPLRALIFDSWFDTYQGVIVLVRVVDGQVKIGDQIKMMHSGKNFEVQKLGIMCVKAFPRESLSSGEVGYIIANVKDVKDSRVGDTICHANDQVDALPGFKKAKQMVFAGIFPVETNQYESLKDALAKLTLNDSSLSYEPETSVALGFGFRCGFLGLLHMEIIQERLEREYNMNVIFTAPTCVYIVETTKGEELKVDNPANLPPPTNIAKFSEPVVKATFHMPQEHLGAVMSLLVERRGVQTKMEYLTQSRVMLQYELPLNEMVFDFFDRLKSISRGYASMDYEFLCYKESELVKLDILVNGEALDALSCIVHRSNSFERGRLLVKKLRGVIPRQQFEVALQAAIGSKVIARETLSAMRKDVTAKCYGGDISRKRKLLDKQKEGKKRMKQVGSVEIPQEAFMAILNLSDVE, encoded by the coding sequence ATGAGCAAAACAGCAAATGCAGAACCGAGTTTAATAAGAAATTTTTGTATAATTGCGCATATTGACCACGGTAAATCAACCCTCGCAGACCGCTTACTCGAAATGACTGGTGCGGTCGCTGATAGAGAAAAACAAGCTCAAATTCTCGATAGTATGGATCTCGAACGCGAGAGAGGTATAACCATTAAAGCACAGACGGCAACTGTAGATTACAAAGCAAAAGATGGACAAATATACACATTAAATCTTATCGATACCCCCGGTCACGTGGATTTTACTTATGAAGTGAGCCGCAGTTTAACAGCCTGTGAAGGTGCTCTGCTCGTCGTAGATGCCACTCAAGGGGTTGAAGCACAAACGGTTGCTAATGTTTATTTAGCTGCTGATAACAAAGTAGAGGTTCTTCCTGTCATTAACAAAGCAGACTTACCGAGCGCTGATTATGAAAGAGTTTGCCTACAGATAGAAGAGGAACTTGCAATAGATACAACAAATGCAATAAAATGCAGTGCAAAAACAGGCATGGGCGTTCCAGACATACTTGAAGCCATTATTCATAATATACCCGCCCCAGAAGACACCCGTGAAAAACCTTTGCGAGCACTGATATTTGATAGCTGGTTTGATACCTATCAAGGAGTAATTGTGCTTGTCCGTGTTGTAGATGGACAAGTCAAAATCGGCGACCAAATAAAAATGATGCACTCAGGTAAAAACTTTGAGGTGCAAAAACTCGGAATTATGTGCGTCAAAGCCTTTCCAAGAGAAAGCCTCAGTTCAGGTGAAGTGGGATATATTATCGCCAACGTTAAAGACGTAAAAGATTCTCGCGTTGGTGATACAATCTGTCATGCCAATGACCAAGTCGATGCTTTACCTGGTTTTAAAAAAGCAAAGCAAATGGTGTTTGCAGGAATTTTCCCTGTTGAAACCAATCAATATGAATCTTTAAAAGATGCCCTCGCTAAGTTAACCCTCAACGACAGTTCTTTAAGTTATGAACCGGAAACCTCTGTAGCTTTGGGTTTTGGCTTCCGCTGTGGTTTTCTGGGACTTCTCCATATGGAAATCATTCAAGAACGCCTTGAACGTGAGTACAATATGAACGTTATTTTCACAGCACCAACCTGTGTTTACATTGTGGAAACAACAAAAGGGGAAGAATTAAAAGTCGATAACCCTGCAAATTTACCACCACCAACAAACATTGCTAAATTTTCTGAACCCGTTGTAAAAGCCACTTTCCATATGCCGCAAGAGCATTTAGGCGCAGTTATGTCCCTACTCGTAGAGCGCAGAGGCGTGCAGACAAAAATGGAATATTTGACCCAAAGTCGCGTTATGCTTCAATATGAACTGCCTTTAAATGAAATGGTCTTTGACTTTTTTGACCGCTTAAAAAGTATTTCCCGTGGTTATGCCAGCATGGACTATGAATTCCTCTGCTATAAAGAGAGTGAACTTGTGAAACTTGATATTCTTGTCAATGGAGAAGCCCTCGATGCCCTTTCTTGTATCGTTCACCGCAGCAACTCTTTTGAACGGGGCCGCTTGCTCGTTAAAAAATTAAGAGGAGTGATTCCACGTCAACAGTTTGAAGTGGCTTTACAAGCAGCTATAGGTTCGAAGGTGATCGCCCGAGAAACATTGAGTGCAATGCGTAAAGACGTCACTGCAAAATGCTATGGTGGAGATATTTCACGTAAGCGCAAATTGCTCGATAAGCAAAAAGAGGGCAAAAAGCGTATGAAACAAGTTGGTAGTGTCGAAATTCCACAAGAAGCATTTATGGCAATACTTAACCTATCAGATGTGGAATGA
- a CDS encoding MFS transporter, which translates to MMKQNSKKIFFLIYLVLFEFAVYLSNDMILPALTIVVKDFNAPTSLIPLSLGIFLVGSLSIQLIVGPFSDRYGRRPTMFFGGLIVLIGNILGAVAPNMPLFFVARIMQGMGPCFIGVAGYACVHELYEEKEAVHVISWMASVALLAPMMGPILGSLIMIFEGWRMIFFTTFILCFIGLLGLWFYMPETLNKTKARPIHLMSILKNYIEIIKVKRFLYGSLSYGFLFGALMIWISSSPLILQDMLGLNAIEFSLVQIPIFLSFIMGTFILRYLTNLLTIERCMFIGLIICSFGFLTLIGMTFLYPTSILLLIISIAIFDFGYGILAAPLNRIVLDSTHHSKGIASALFYFISFAIGSSTCAIYGEIYNGKMFSFTFFICVVMLISFGLLLKMRREKPE; encoded by the coding sequence ATGATGAAACAGAACAGCAAAAAAATTTTCTTTCTTATTTATTTAGTATTGTTTGAGTTTGCTGTTTATTTATCTAACGATATGATCCTTCCTGCGTTGACCATCGTAGTGAAGGATTTCAACGCACCTACGAGTCTGATCCCCCTTTCTCTTGGAATTTTTTTAGTAGGATCCCTCTCTATCCAACTCATTGTAGGCCCTTTTTCTGACCGATACGGCAGAAGACCCACAATGTTTTTTGGTGGCTTAATTGTATTAATTGGTAATATTCTTGGAGCAGTTGCGCCAAATATGCCCCTCTTTTTTGTTGCCCGTATTATGCAAGGCATGGGTCCATGTTTTATCGGTGTGGCAGGTTATGCTTGCGTGCATGAACTGTATGAAGAAAAAGAAGCTGTGCATGTGATATCCTGGATGGCATCCGTTGCCTTATTAGCACCCATGATGGGTCCTATTTTAGGCAGCCTAATCATGATATTTGAAGGCTGGCGGATGATATTTTTCACCACATTTATTTTATGTTTCATAGGCCTTTTGGGACTTTGGTTTTATATGCCAGAAACCTTAAATAAAACAAAAGCAAGACCTATTCATCTCATGAGTATTCTTAAAAACTATATTGAAATAATAAAAGTAAAAAGATTTTTATATGGCAGTTTAAGCTATGGATTTTTATTTGGTGCATTGATGATTTGGATATCGAGCTCTCCGCTTATTTTACAAGATATGCTAGGACTTAATGCCATTGAATTTAGTTTGGTGCAAATTCCAATCTTTTTATCTTTTATTATGGGGACTTTTATTCTTCGTTACCTTACGAATTTACTGACTATCGAAAGATGTATGTTTATTGGATTGATAATATGTTCTTTTGGTTTCTTAACCTTAATTGGTATGACTTTCTTATATCCTACAAGCATATTGCTTCTCATTATTTCTATCGCAATATTTGACTTCGGTTATGGTATTCTTGCTGCCCCACTCAATCGGATTGTGCTTGACTCAACACATCATTCGAAAGGAATTGCATCGGCTCTATTTTATTTTATTTCCTTTGCAATTGGTTCATCGACATGTGCTATTTATGGTGAAATTTATAACGGAAAAATGTTTTCATTTACATTTTTTATCTGTGTCGTAATGCTCATTTCATTCGGACTTCTGTTAAAGATGAGAAGAGAAAAACCAGAATGA